TGTGGCAAAAAACCATGCTATATCATTATGAAATTTCATATAATGTTTGCCGATGGAAGTAAATGTCATTGCAGTGTTAAAACCTAAGTCAAGACCTGACAAATGGCTTCTTATTCATTTTTTCGAattatccttctcgtcattttcgccctgtggaataaataccaacccaCTTGTACTCGGCGggtagatttccccccagacggttgACTGctagccatttttgccggaattctgccagaattccggcaaaagtctggcaacaatgcaacaaccgtttccggtagagaatttcgcctagcggttattaacggttctgtttctgtcagaTTTTtggcatacaagattggcagaactgtttttaatcggttctacattttagcgtcctggtttcattttttcattaaaaagtacacatgaaaggcaataaattattgcccttcatacatactaattatggaaaatgttattgccaataacagtgCTTTCTGACTACTAAACATacacatatttcaatctcatttaactcgtctcaagattcgttttttgtataaacatgcgggattgacaaacatcaaaagaaaacgaatagaaaaaagaagcaagagagaaataaacataacacatacggcgagataatgacgcaatttcgcctgaacaattttgacagcagccagtcttctgacggttgccagaattcctcacaagcgggaacatatcggctacagtgtagccatatttacagattttttaataattttattccaagaaaaaaagtttattcaatttaaatttttatactcggtttttgatttgcaataaacatgaaaaatgttttagtgaatgcatttttttcattatatattaatgcttaaaaacagttAATTGAgcgttgatgacaaaacacgaaatatctcatgttgaactcaaaatcgattccattgttgacgtattaccggatcttttggaaaccggaaaaagtcaagtttggaaaaaaatgcttagtgcgaccacagtttggaacacaacagttcattcttctagtaaaattaaacacactttcgagtttatactaatttaacaaatcttttaatcttacactttaattcacacttacactttaattcactagaaagaaaaacggcttgatgctgattttaattacacagtgctgccactataaacatttattacaaatgaaattgaaaaaaagtgaaacatccgctgaaaattttcattttcattggtgagctaaaattacacattttaataaacttgttttctaattttctttatacttggcatcattactcgcgtaccctgcaaaagttttttcttttcacaatgtgcgggtagcaacatcaaaatcagccaatcagaaactggtccattttggaacaaaagcagccccccgagttgtcaggtcttgtcttaggttaaaacgaatttattttatataaaacgataaaaataaacaacaaaatttttgataataatataaCTATCTTTTATTGCAGCATTTGATTACTTTAAATATAATAAGTTTATTGGTTTTAACAATGTGGCATATTCGCGTCACTTGCTTAATTCTATGGtaatcatttgatctatatattACTGGTATATGGAACTGGCCTCAATTAAACGCTATTTATAAATGTTATACAACAAgcctactacatggaatgagaagtccaaAGCCTAACaaacaaaaagtcgattttttttacagtGAAAACTTTTTATTCGTCAGTGtatgtcagtcagtcagtgatgaAAAAAGGATTTGTCAAGACCTTCAAAGTAggtttccgtttctgcaatgacctcagcactCAATGAAAATTTCTTCCCCTGGAGAAACctattcaggtttggaaatagataatagtcgccggggccaggtctggagaatacgtaaatctgtatcgcaaatcattcaattttgcCGTTTATGTTTTATCATGAAACTCGTTTATGTTTTATCACGAaactcgtctttttccatagcttgatgaaaactagaactcgtctgacatcatttaggggttagccaaattttgtgctagggcacataaccgttttcattatttttacgtttcgtctttgactcatcagtgcagagcagttcaaattgaactgcttagtgctaaactcggcagttcaatttgaaccgctaagcagacgtaaagtttctgctacttacagaacactttttgttttgcaacgaagtgcaatgtcttttctgacgtgccgaacgaaaacgtgttttcgactatttctggccgatgcaggtatggccatttaggggttagccaaattttgtgctagggcacataaccgttttcattatttttacgtttcgtctttgactcatcagtgcagagcagttcaaattgaactgcttagtgctaaactcggcagttcaatttgaaccgctaagcagacgtaaagtttctgctacttacagaacactttttgttttgcaacgaagtgcaatgtcttttctgacgtgccgaacgaaaacgtgttttcgactatttctggccgatgcaggtatgttcatttaggggttagccaaattttgtgctagggcacataaccgttttcattatttttacgtttcgtctttgactcattagtgcgaacccgacgacacgaccaggcacttcgaagaaaaagcggcctgaaaagtgtttgtttatcatttaccatcagttaccacaaatcaagTGACCCCTTgctaataataaaaatcaaattctcgagcaacactttaGTTGCTACAAGCCACTCGTCCataaaaactgtatcgtaaatttaacaacCCCtccgtaactggtaatgtcaaaatgaaatcatttgaaaaatgttttaaattggCAACACAGACCGAAAACTGTTGTTTTTCGAATAACAGTTACCGTAACCTTGGTTACTTCTAACTCGAAGCCTGAATTACATTGTaaataagaaaatgtttgagACGATCCCTCTTTGCTGCTTCCCAGAAGGCCAAATATTCTAAGAAATGAAAGCCAGCAATCCAGAATTTAAAAGATAAATTCTGTGGCGAAAAATTTCGTTTGTAACGTCGGTAACGAGTATTAGTGATTCCGTTAAAACTATATTACCAAAACCCTACAGACTcgtaaattttgtgtgaaagtaTATTTATTTCCAAAATCATATAAAAATTCTGTGACTGAATTTGTATGTTCTCTGAAAAAAACAGATAAACAAGCGAATTTTATATTCAACTTGTTTCTTGGCAAAGAAATTGTGATTTCGCATTGATTCGGCAGTGTATCTTTCAAAACGATCGTCTGACGTCAAAACGACATCATTGAACATTTTATTTGTTTGACACTTCACATAGCTAGTTTCGATGTAATTTATTTAGAGTAGGTGAAATCAAATTACGTTATACTCTGAATAAACAGCGTTTGCACATTTTCTAACAAAAGCATGATATTCCGATAGGTGTAAAACTTAATGACAACAATCTTAAATTATGATGATTTtgaattcaaaatgtttttatatAGAGCAGATCAATCGACAAGTTGTTTAATGGTTCTAAACAAGTAACTTTCTCTTCGCCAGTGGTATTCGTTAAGTATAGACTAAGACTGAAGcagttgatttacttccagtctAGAGTTCTTCCAGTTAGTGATTGTGATTTGTTTGTGTAGAAAACCGAATCGCATGTGCTAAATTTGATTACATAGTCTTGAACTGCACAACACTCTTCGTATAAGTGTATTTGAATATGCTTTTGTAAATTTAATTTGAGCATATATTTCGAGTCGCATTGTGtagaacattgaaaatatccctCATTTGGACACCTATAAATCATAAAAATTACAGAAAAGTTCGACATAGTAAAGTTACTCTAACATTACTCTTTGTTTCCCTGTCGATTTAAATCTCCAACCTATTATGCTAGATCGACCTGAATGGTCAGGATTTACTGAGCTTCATTTCAGCTCGATGCCACAGAAGACGTATACGCATATTCGATGTTATTGACTGTAGTTTCACGAAGTACTTgaagaatattttttgttttgatgatGGTAAGACTTTAGGAAACCGCAATAAGCAATTAGTTTctctccgttttttttttcaaaacggtACGTGTCGTTGCGGAATTAACACGGACGATTTCACTacaattttcaaactatttgtttatttatactgGGTATCCTAGCAACTGCTTGTAGCAACtaaagtgttgctcgagaatttgatttttattattagcAAGGGGTCActtgatttgtggtaactgatggtaaatgatcaacaaacacttttcaggccgctttttcttcgaagtgtctggtcgtgtcgtcgggttagcactgatgagtcaaagacgaaacgtaaaaataatgaaaacggttatgtgccctagcacaaaatttggctaacccctaaatgaccatacctgcataggcaagaaatagtcgaaaacacgttttcgttcggcacgtcagaaaagacattgcacttcgttgcaaaacaaaaagtgttctgaaaGTAgccgaaactttacgtctgcttagcggttcaaattgaactgccgagtttagcactaagcagttcaatttgaactgctctgcactgatgagtcaaagacgaaacgtaaaaataatcgtCTGAcatgatcagctgttattcaaagtggatagattgtcatgaaatttggtaatgggccatctagaggcttaTTCTCAACCAAACTAtgcacggttcgaaactattcacttcTTTTCTGGGAGAGGAACGGGACTTTTTATTCCATGTAGTATCATGTAAACCCTGATTGAATACAATATGCACTTCATTCGAAtatattaaatatattattatattatttttattacaaattgTGAAATTTGTGCCTTGATTTGTTCAGATGATTACTTGCTTGAATTCCGGCGCCATACCTAatatcgtgagaaaattacaaacTCAGCTAAAACCGCTCTATCTCGCCACCAGTGTTAATTCTACATCGTGCTTCaacagtttttatttcaacgtcgtggctggcagagatgccagatctgcagatttgtctgtaaatctgcagatttcgtgtaTATGgctgcagaatttttttttgtgttgactttcgcagacttttgaaaatccagAGTTTTGCAGACTTTGggaaaaatttacagacttttgatatttccgtaactttttttttgctcgccaagtcagttttgcgtatcatactttatagagaaactgCTGccagacatacttgctgactggagattatttttcggatttacagactttttccaCCAAGTCTGCaaatattcgaaatttttacctggcatctctggtggctGCGGACTGGCTTAATGTGCAGAATCCATTTCCCAAGTGGCTGAGTTTTATCAGAAATGTCAAAAACTTCAACGCGTCAGCGCCGCTGAGCGATTTCACTATCGCTACATACGatatattattttgttttattgaagTAGAAAAAGTGATTTTCTCAATTGTTCTGAGTGTTTTCGTTCATAACGAAACGTAGATTGACTGAAACACTGCCGATAGATATATCGAGGGAATCAAAATGGGTGTTCCAGCATTTTTTCGTTGGTTATCGCGGAAATATCCATCCGTAATCGTCGAATGTGTTGAGCAGAAGGTAAAATGGCTCCAAAATTTTCCCCCGACAGTTTTTAATATTTAAAGATAgttttttttgtcatattgctgtattgtattcgattttgatCTGTGGTATCAATTTTTCAACGTAAGCACATTACGActtataaacaaaaatataaccTCACTCCTGAATAAGAATGTTTTTGTGATATCCTAATAACAAACGATattacaaacattttccatttttattGATGTATATTTTCTGTTTGTAACAGGGCGAAGATGGCGAGGGTAATGTTTTCTACGACGACATGACTAAACCAAACCCTAACAAGGTAGAATTCGATAACCTTTACCTCGATATGAACGGCATTATTCATCCGTGCACACATCCAGAGGATAAACCAGCTCCAAAGAACGAGGATGAGATGATGGTAGCTATTTTCGAGTGCATTGACCGTCTGATGAACATAGTCCGTCCGCGAAAGCTCTTGTATATGGCAATTGACGGTGTAGCACCCAGGGCCAAAATGAATCAACAACGATCACGACGATTCCGAGCGTCTAAAGAAGCGGCAGAAAAAGCAGCAGAAATCATAAAAATTCGAGAGGAATTAGCCGCCAGAGGTTGTATACTTCCTCCAGAGAAGGAGAAAGGAGCACATTTCGATTCGAATTGCATTACTCCGGGAACGCCGTTTATGGATCGTCTGAGCAAGTGCTTGCAGTATTTCGTTCACGATCGTATGAATAACAATCCGGGATGGAAAGGATTAAAGGTTATTCTATCAGACGCAAACGTACCAGGAGAGGGAGAGCACAAAATTATGGACTATATAAGAAAACAAAGAGCTCAACCAGATCACGATCCCAACACGCACCATGTTCTTTGCGGGGCTGACGCCGATTTGATTATGTTGGGCCTAGCTACGCACGAAACACATTTCACCATCATCCGAGAGGAGTTCTTGCCCAACAAAGAACGTCCCTGCGATATTTGTCAGCAAATGGGACACGAGATGAAGGATTGTATTGGTTTGCAATCGGAACGAGATATTGATAGAACCCCACCTCCTCCTGGTAAAGAAACCCAGTTTATTTTCGTGAGGTTGAACGTGTTGAAGGAATACCTGCAGAAGGAACTTGATATGCCGAATCTTCCATTTACGTATGATTTCGAACGTGTGATTGACGATTGGGTGtttatgtgtttttttgttGGAAACGATTTCCTTCCTCACCTGCCAAGCTTAGAGATTCGTGAAAATGCTATCGATCGCCTAGTTACTCTATATAAAAAGTGTGTGTACAAAACCAATGGCTACCTTACAGATTCAGGTAGTGTTACATTGGATCGAGTTGAATTGATAATGACTGATCTAGGCTATGCGgaagatgaaattttccgtAACAGAAAGGTGACCGAAGATCGTTTTAAGGAACGCAATAAACGCATGAAAATGCAGAAAGAGCGCGAACAGAGACCTCGCTTTGACCAGATGAACAATTCGCAGTTTGCCCCGACACCACTTGGGAGAGGTATCACACCACAGGCAATAGTGAACCCACGCCAAGAAGCGGCTAACTTTCGAATGCAAGGAAACTGGCAGCAACAGCAGCGGAATGATGTCAATTCTGATCAAAATCGTCGTGGTCAAAAACGCAAAGCTGAAGAGCCAATCAGCCATTCGAATGCAGAAGAAGAAGAGGAAACCCCGGACGAAGTTCGATTATGGGAAGATGGTTTCAAAGATCGATATTACGAATCAAAATTTGATGTAATGCCGAATAATGTGAAGTTCCGGGAAACCGTTGCTTGGGAATACGTACGTGGATTATGCTGGGTACTTAAATATTACTATCAAGGTTGCGCTAGCTGGGAATGGTACTTTCCTTACCATTACGCTCCATTCGCGTCAGATTTCAAGGTATTAACGAAAGTTAATACTCACTTCGATTTGGGTACTCCATTCAAGCCACTGCAGCAGTTGATGGGTGTATTTCCAGCTGCAAGTCGAAGCCACGTTCCGGCTCCGTTCGCCGAGCTGATGGTTGACCCAAAGTCACCGATCATTGACTTCTATCCGATCGATTTCCACATCGATTTGAACGGTAAAAAGTTCGCCTGGCAGGGAGTCGCCCTATTGCCGTTTGTGGACGAAAAGCGATTGTTTAAAGCCACCGATCCAAGAGTGCCGTTGTTGACGCAAGATGAACGTAAGTAACAAACTATACCTTTTGATTATACTTGCCATGTTGATTCTTAACATATAGTGCGACTCGTAAATTTCGATGAATTGGAATTTTTCGATCCTTGGATCGAAATCTCTAGAAATCGGACAAGGTATATTCGGTAACAGAGCTGTTCTTAGTGCCTATATATTTTTCATCTCGAGTGTAGATGCTACAGCGAACTTACGCACCCCTTAGAGAAATAACATAGTTCAAGTCATCTGATATAAGGTTTTACAGAATCTAATAGGATTTCTAATACAAACCGAATTAATAAATAGGTAATGTGGATTGTTTGTGGGTTATGTGTTCAATTTTTGTGGGTTATGTGTTCAATTTTCCATGCTCACCAATGAGTAACTGAACACGGTAAATGCCATATTATTTCACTTGAACACTAGATAGCTGTGCGTAACACAATtgccaaaattattttttcaaaacggCAGTTGTCATTCAAGTTATATAGCATTGTATTgttattgaattcaaaatagatTTACTTTGAGCAAttccttatttatttatttgagaaATCATCAACATATACGATATGGCCCTaatgatattttaaaaaaatattgcgattattgttgcTGCGTGATAGATTAAAATCAAATTCCATCCGCGTGGAATGATTAATTTTCCGTAACAGAAAGGTGACCGAAGATCGTTTTAAGGAACGCAATAAACGCATGAAAATGCAGAAAGAGCGCGAACAGAGACCTCGCTTTGACCAGATGAACAATTCGCAGTTTGCATCGAAATCTCGAGACCAGGGGTTCTCAAACTaatttgggtcatggaccccttcaCTAAAATTACCTTAGGCCTCGGAcaaatttctttcaaaattcaatttctggctttttttaatattgatgtaaaatacttaacaatttctgcggatggtcaagtaaacacaactttttatgcgtaaatttttcaaataacagcttatatcaaacaatatagGGTCGATTTCTGAAACCTCGTCGACCCCAAGCGTCAGCGTCAGCGAGTTTCAATGGAATTGCCACCAAAAATAACGCGATATAAACTCTTAAATGTCTAACAATGCTACAAATATATACATGACAAAAAGGTAGCGCTGTCTTAAAACACGTTgaatattgatttatttttcaaacttaCTCTGTAAGACCCACGTATATTCTCCATGGTTTGATTTGTTTCAAATCACCGTTTTGTTGCTTCCATTTGTCATAGAGTGTATGAAACTGCAGACCATCAAACGGTAAATAACCGCGATAGCATTTCCAGTCCAAACCGAGACATTTAGCAGCCTCATAGAAAAGATtgtaaattgattgaaaaaagaATGCAACATGAAATGCTCGACTATCTAACTGATGAGGATATTCAATGTTTTGACAATCGAAAGACTCAAAAATGACATCATGAGCAATTTGAAGCAGTAAGTCAGCTTCAAAAAGctgcaaaattttgttttcccGTAGATAGTACAGTGTGACAACGGTAACCCGTAATTCTTCCGGAATGGCCTTCAAGATCTGGCAATTCAGGGACATTGATCCAATCCAGCTGTACAGTTCCAACTTTCTGATCTCGAAAGAAACTTGAACTTGCTTTTCTTCCGACAAAAGTTCTGGTATGGAGGGTGGAGTAATATCCTCGGGAAAAATAGCTTTCATCGACATGATTGAAGTCTCGCTTTCATGGTCAATTTTGAAGTACAACTTGCACTGTGTACAGTCATTGATTTGCCTTTGACCGCGCCTATGACACAGAATAATACCCGCCACACGAAGAGCTAGAGGAACTGCTAGTTCCGGATATTTTGCGCCTAAttcattttgacgcatatcaagATGTGGGGTAGCTATGTTGATCGGTAGCCCAACCCAAATCTCGTACACTAATGAATTGTCCTGTTTTAGTAGCAGATCAATGATCGGTTCGTTGGCAGGGTTCAAATTTTGAATtgcgttctgaaaaaaaaaattgttactcgTTTTAAGCTATGACAAGATGTGATGCAGGACTTACCAACTCGTAAGCATTTATATATCCCCGAAAATTTTGCATGGCTGCACGCATGTTTGGTATTCTTTTGAAAATTCTACGTAGTAAATTCTGCAAAGCATCTTGTCTGTGAATAGTATCCGAATACTGACGAACAAATTCCGCCAGATCGATGAAAATATTATACGTTGTCCCGAATTCACGCCTCTGAAAATTCAATATCTGTTCATAAGGAAGTGTTTCGTCTCCTGCTAGAACGGCAAACAGTCGCATTTGACGGTAGTTGAGTTCCAATGTTTGCAGAAGATTTGTACGATTATATTCCATGGTATCTAGATTTACGAGATCGATGTCCCTGGTTGACCATAAACGCCACTGACCCTCATATATGAGGAAATTGGTACTACATGCCATAACGGCAAGTGCCCCGACCTCGTTAGCATAGGATGCTATATCCTGATAAAAACTACTATTGttatcgaaagttgatagtaTGA
This genomic window from Malaya genurostris strain Urasoe2022 chromosome 1, Malgen_1.1, whole genome shotgun sequence contains:
- the LOC131440458 gene encoding 5'-3' exoribonuclease 2 homolog, which translates into the protein MGVPAFFRWLSRKYPSVIVECVEQKGEDGEGNVFYDDMTKPNPNKVEFDNLYLDMNGIIHPCTHPEDKPAPKNEDEMMVAIFECIDRLMNIVRPRKLLYMAIDGVAPRAKMNQQRSRRFRASKEAAEKAAEIIKIREELAARGCILPPEKEKGAHFDSNCITPGTPFMDRLSKCLQYFVHDRMNNNPGWKGLKVILSDANVPGEGEHKIMDYIRKQRAQPDHDPNTHHVLCGADADLIMLGLATHETHFTIIREEFLPNKERPCDICQQMGHEMKDCIGLQSERDIDRTPPPPGKETQFIFVRLNVLKEYLQKELDMPNLPFTYDFERVIDDWVFMCFFVGNDFLPHLPSLEIRENAIDRLVTLYKKCVYKTNGYLTDSGSVTLDRVELIMTDLGYAEDEIFRNRKVTEDRFKERNKRMKMQKEREQRPRFDQMNNSQFAPTPLGRGITPQAIVNPRQEAANFRMQGNWQQQQRNDVNSDQNRRGQKRKAEEPISHSNAEEEEETPDEVRLWEDGFKDRYYESKFDVMPNNVKFRETVAWEYVRGLCWVLKYYYQGCASWEWYFPYHYAPFASDFKVLTKVNTHFDLGTPFKPLQQLMGVFPAASRSHVPAPFAELMVDPKSPIIDFYPIDFHIDLNGKKFAWQGVALLPFVDEKRLFKATDPRVPLLTQDERMRNENGLARLYLSPGPESYRMIKNLYDGNVDFEREVPILVDCMQCNIIPTKENVPQDGVMPSPIPDLEPVCENKVVTVKFLDPKYADGFVFPSRKLKGARDQPKVLGANEGPVVGFGPRTNRGGLGSAGHRMMNHYTGAGGGRGGNNNFSRGGNSYNNNTSNRNFGGSNSSAGSNSHNSNSANASSSNSRDGMSVFEQLSSRINQYQQEVMSEISRNANSSGVLLPNPFANQIPYNYNSRQNSGGFQNRGGFHQNQHRGRNTYNNNNQYQHRNHQGGVGGGAGGQRFNNFNNGNGNSNRFGSNNPTANRFNNNRRNY